From Pleurodeles waltl isolate 20211129_DDA chromosome 1_1, aPleWal1.hap1.20221129, whole genome shotgun sequence, a single genomic window includes:
- the LOC138287680 gene encoding nuclear apoptosis-inducing factor 1-like, with product MAETPRKRKLKFAEKELEVLTGECCQHHEQLFGRAALSVPEVEKKRIWTDIQDKVNSMGVSHRSIEDLKKLWYDLRSRTKERMAERLREMRGTGGGPSTIPPPTPLEERVEETLEPEAVCGMGELDTSEPGPSTGLPHYTTASQSIQEPQVSHQPAEESGPATTETCTTHTQSPHDAPVAILMSEPAPGPSHSATVDDTEPPLRRR from the exons atggcagagacaccaaggaagcgcaaattgaaatttgcagaaaaagagctggaggtgctgacaggggaatgctgccagcaccatgaacaactttttgggagggcagccctcagtgtgccagaggtggagaagaaaagaatctggacggacatccaagacaaggtgaactccatgggtgtcagccaccggagtatagaagatttaaagaaactgtggtatgacctgcgctcccggaccaaagaGAGaatggcagagcggctccgggagatgaggggcactggagggggaccgtccactataccaccacccacacccctggaggaaagagttgaggagaccttggagccagaggcagtgtgcgggatgggagagctggatacttcagagccaggaccatcaaccg gtctcccacactacACCACCgccagccaaagcatccaggagccacaggtcagccaccagcctgcagaggagtcaggaccagccaccacagagacctgcaccacccacacacagtcccctcatgatgcaccagttgccatactgatgagtgagccagcacctggtcccagccacagtgccactgtagatgacacagagcctccactgcgtcgcaggtga